GTGGTCGATAGTCGTTCGACAACTAGTGATAGTGGCTAGGCTAATAACTACAAACTTAGATAACAAAAGAAAgtaataataacaacatataAGAGTTGAAGGTTGCAAgagcagaaaaataaaacacaatcaaGGTACTTTAGAAACCGTCAATATCTTAAGGTCATCTCCAAcgaattttttcatataataattcACTATGTGTGAGATGGGATGATTACACATACCTAAAAAAATAGTCAATACTCGAAGAGCTATAAATAtcttatttgtcaaaaaaacAAACGGTCTTCCAACAttttaatgtgaatttttttaaccattaatttttttttattaacattttcaattatattaattattaaatactagAAGATATAGAAAACTTTTTATCTTAAAAAGAAATGGCAGCCCCGTAATTAAGTAAACTAGAAAAGGGCATTACGGGCAAACTGAACTAAATAGATCTGCATAAAAATCCAGCTCCtacttcctttctctctctctctctcacacacacacacgctgTCTGTCGTGTCCTTCGGGTCTCACAGCCAAGCAAAGCAAGCTAAAGCTTTAGATAGAAGatagataaaagataaaaggtgagctcttttatttatttatttatttttatctcattCTTTGAATCCCCACCCAAAAATCTAGGGCTTTCTCTTTACTCTTCTCTCACTTCTCATCTCAGAATCTCACTCTCTACATTATTAACTTCCTTAATTCTCGTCCTTTACTACTACTAAACTCTCTGCTTACTTCACCTTTTACTTTCGCTTGGTAATTTACTTTCCAATATTGCATTTTTCTCTTCTAGATTTTTCTCATACTctgcatttatttttatttttttgtaaaaatatatatatttttattttagctgCATGTGTTGGATCTTGATGTAGTGGAAaaatttgtttgctttatgtgGATTTTTTGAGTTTATTAGCTCAATTTAAGTCCAGATTTGGAGTAATGTTGGTCTTTCCTGGGTCAAATGATGTTGGAGTTCgaaatttctgtttttgtttctggGTTTGGGGAATTAGGTTTgactttgagtttttttttttttttttttttttttttgtggttttgggTCTCCCATTTCCCTTGTTTGCTTGCCGAGAAAGAGTGGTAAAGTGTAGGAAAATGTGAtctgatataatttttttttttttttaaatttgggtaataaaatataatataaatggaGTAATGTGGGTTTTGGAATGTGGGTGTCTTTTTCAATTTGCGTTGAGGAGTTGCTTCATAAGTTGATGAATGGCTAGGTAGGAATGGAAAATACTAAAGCTGATTTTTTGGTTAAGGTCAGGTGTCTGAGTTCGTTTTGAATGCCTTCAAAAAATAAGGCTTCAATCGGTTCTTTGTAAGTAGTtctgaaaaattaattatatttccACAATAACCCAGTTGCTGTTATGGTGTGTGCATCTTTTGGTCATGACACGTTTAAAGAAATGAATGATCTTTTCAAGGATCTGATTTATAGTGTAATCTTTGATGTTTGTCACTTTTTGAAGTGTTGGGACTTGTGATTTCTTCGTGTACTGCTAGAATGATATGCATGATTTTCATAACATATGTCTCTTCTCTGATGCTGATCCTCGAAGCTTAATATAATAAAACCAAGTAACTTGATTATGAACATCCAATTTTTTTCTACCTTGTTTGGCAGTTATTTTTGGTAccaaattttgggactaaggttttgttgttgttgttgtttgttaaATATGAGTTAATTTATCCTTTTTTAGATCATGAGAAGCCCAAatgatgcttcttctttttatttatttatttttattttacggttaaaattgtttttgttttgtttctttttatgcaTTGGATTCTTTGGTCATACTTCTTGGGTGAAATAAGCATTTTCTTCTCTTACTTTAAAATGATTTGTACTTTGTGTCAATGAAATTAGGTTTGCAGAGATGGAGAGCATGCATAGCTTTTGGCAATTGGGTGATGAGCTTCGAGGACAATCAAAAGTCTCAGAGGATCACAAATGGTTAGTGGCTGCTTCAAAATTGGCTGAGCAGACAAGGATAAAGGGTGAGCGCATGAATAACCTTGATCTCTCCAAGGGCCCAACTGAAATGAGGACAAGGGAGAAGTTTGGGTTCCAGGAAGACAACAGATTTGAAAGCCTCAACTTCAACATGTTGAACTTGGACTCTAAATTAACTGAAAGTGTGAACAAAAGTTCTTCCCTCAGGAACGGTATTTATAATATGAATGCAGTGTATCAGAAAAACAACACAACCCTTATGGGAAACATAATGGGTACCAAGTATAGTGGCAATAACCTCATCAGCAAAGCATCCAACGATAATATCAGTAACAATAACACCAACAACTCcgccaccaacaacaacaatgaaaaTGCCAACTCCAACAATGCAGTTGACAAAAGGTTCAAGACCTTGCCAGCAACAGAGACACTCCCGCGGAATGAGGTGTTGGGAGGATACATCTTTGTGTGTAATAATGACACAATGCAGGAAGATTTAAAGCGACAGCTATTTGGTAATCTTCTCTTTTATACCTTTTCCTGGACTTAAACAGAAGTACTAGGCATGAGTAGTTCTGACATGTATCTAGGCATCTTTTATATAATGTTGTGAACATACTCATTAATTAAAAGGAGTTTGTATGTTTTTGCTGGTGATTGAAGAGggattttgaaattataatcagCAGTTCAATGGTCCAAAACCGAGTATTTAATACTATAAGATGGAGTGCCACATATTTGAGAAAGATGATTGCACGTATTCATATTAGAGTCTTATTATAGTGGCTGTTTaagtttagtattttttttttcagttattGATCATATCAGGTGAATGACTTGTGTATATTATTATTGCATTCATTTTATAGGTTTGCCTCCAAGATATCGGGATTCTGTTCGGGCAATAACCCCAGGCTTACCTCTGTTTCTCTATAATTACACTACTCACCAGTTGCATGGAATCTTTGAGGTTTGTTTCTCACTTGTTTCTATATATTGCATTTATTTCCTTTGAAATCCTCTTGGTAGTACAGGGAGTATTCTCAGTCAGATTTTCTGCAAAATTGATTATCATATCATTATTTTCCCCATTATTTGATCAAGAGACCGCAGTTTGGCTTTAgattgttttattttcattcttttgatAGTTGGGGTAATAACTGATCATtgttatcttattaaaaaaaaaaaaaactggcaaGTGTTGTATTGGTCATCTGCTTTTGTATTTCTCCTGCCTTTCAATGGACACGAGCTTGTGAAAAGAGCACATTAGCAGTTGTTGAACAAGGTCTAGGGGGTGGATGGCCAATGGGCAGTAGGAGTTAATTGTTCactatattactattttcatcCGAGATTGTTAGATATCTGGAATCCATGTTTATTTAGTTACctctttttgtttccttttcctGTTTTCTTTCCTCCTTTCTTCTTTACAATATGTCACGCATAGGCAAAGTTTCTTTCCCTAGAGAAATTATGAGGTGAATTAGTTTTATGCTCAACTTTGAGATTGATTACGCTTTTTTTGATAATGGTTAGGCAACAAGTTTTGGGGGATCTAACATTGATCCAACTGCTTGGGAAGATAAAAAATGCAAAGGCGAGTCAAGGTTTCCTGCTCAGGTATAATTTAGATTTATGAATTGTAAAGCTTTGTTATTTTGGTGTATATGGGAGATATCAATAGCTGATGGAACGGTTTAACCCATTTAAATAGGTGAGAATCCGTGTTAGAAAAATCTGCAAGGCTTTGGAAGAAGATGCCTTTAGGCCAGTCTTGCATCACTATGATGGTCCCAAATTCCGTCTTGAGCTCTCAGTTCCAGAGGTATATTGGATATCCTTGATTATCATATtcatcttccttcttttttattttcatgtcaTTCTGATGACCGTAAAATTTTTATTCCATGATTTTGCAGACCCTGGATCTATTAGACCTCTGCGAACAAGCAGGCACTGTTGCATAAGCAATATGTAAGCAGAATTATGCAGTGTAGTAGGTTTTTATGGTGCATGTCAGCTGTGTGCTTTTCACAGATTTTCCATAGAGCGCAAGCTTCGGGGATAAAGTCTGGTTGGGCAAATGttcttttgataaaaaataggTTAAAGTGTGTGTGAGCCAGCTGAATAAATAGTCTTTGTATCTTGTGAGGATACTTGTTAAGTTGCATGACATTTGATAGCATTATAAATGTTACAGACAGAGTTGCAAGATGTAAAAGAGAACAACCTCTGTGTGTAATGCTAAAAAGTCCTCTAAATATAAAGGGCTTGACGTGTTTATCATTTGTGATTATGAACACAGTTCCATAAAactattttctgtttttttatgtgtttggtTAAAAATGGACAGCATTCTCGACCTTGTGGTGGTGGCTAGTTATCGAATTCAAATCCTATTGGTGTGGCAGCATCGATCTACTAGCATTTAGAGGCCGGCCCCTTAACTTTGTTTAGTGTGAACTATGATTGGCAATTTGGCATATTAGAATgccccttttatttatttttttcaccttttcTTGACAAGCAATAGAAGCTTACCATAAGCTCGTTCAATATGAAAATAATCGGACAAAATGTATTCATATATAATAGAAATGATCGTTATTGCCAAGGAGTTGGTCCAATGCTATTTCGCTAGTCCTGAAACTTGCATGCTCATTCAATatggaaattaataaaacaaagtaTTCATAAATAATATGAAATGATCGTCATTCCAAGGAGTTGGTTCAATGATTTCCATGTCTTACATGATCCATGACTCTTCAATTCAATGTATTTGGTGTCACTCCTAAGGAATTTGTTTATGTAATTATCTGATGTGTGGGATGGTGAGATTATAGTCCCCTAGAGATTAGTCAAGCTCTCTAAGATTTTTAGAAGTGTGCCTGCCTATGTTTCTCCATACCATTTGAGCTATGCCTATATTTCTTCAAAATACTAGAAAATGTCAATTGAGCTTAAAAATACTAGAAAATGTCAATTGAGATTGAAAGTACTCGAAAGCACCAGAAAATGCCAATGGCAAATATCACCTTGTTATTCATTTGATAAAGTCGGAAATAATTGCGTTTATATAACCAGTTAAGACTCAAATGTTTATCAACAGTGTATAACACCTAGTATATTTAGGAAATTAGATTCCAGCCTTCAGCTAAGCCTAGTCATTTATTCAGAAAGCCTAGTTCGGCTATAAGATATTTTCCCTTCTAGATAAGCCAAGTGTCAAGCCTCTTTCATTTATCTCTACTCTCTATGGCATAAATCTCCATCTTTAATGGTTGGGAATTGGGATTTAattatcaaagaaagaaaaaaaagtggggGGTTCAAAACTTTAAATCCTAATCCTTATCGAGGTGGCGGACAAAAACTCGTACATAGACAAAGTACTAGTGAAAATCAAATAAcctcttctttatttttaaaaattttccctcttttttcaGATGAGAGGATAGAATTGTTTGAATAAACCTGAGACAAAGATCTGAAAATAATCACAAATTGACATAAATATCCTAACCTTTCATTATATAAGGCAGATAAAATCCAAAGCCAAAGACGTAGACTAGAACTCTAAGCATTACTCAAATACAACAACCTAACCAACTGAACATATCCGTTAGCACTGCCTTCCTCCATTTCAATTGCAACATTCAACCTCTTTCTTTAGAAAAAGTAACTATATACTATCAAACTTCAATAACAAAAGACCACACATGacataaaaattactttttttttagtaagaatTGCTcgagttttattattattattattattattattttttggaaaaaaaaggagTTTTATTATTCACTGTTAAATCCCGTATATATCTGTCTTGTGATACACTCTGGACTGGCCAGAACTTTTCAGTGTCAAAATTACGAGTTTAGTTCAGGTAGGGGAACTTCTTTTAATCATCTAATGGTATGGGATTGTATTCAATAACCAATGAACCAGAGTTAGCAGTCTCCCTTACACAAATTCGCAAGCTGAACATAGAATAGAGGACATACAAAGATCCAACAGTGGACCAATGAAAGTATTTGTCATTAAGAAGTATTATTACAAGCAAAAGGAACCACTTCCTACAATAACAGCAATAAAATGATGAAACTTTTCACAAGCATTGAGCTACCTCTTCCAGAAATTACAGCTGTCTCAACCCCTAGAAACCTAGTATCTGCTTGCTGAACAAAAGCTTCCAATGAGTGCCATTCAACTTTTGTAACTTTCACATAGCTCATGCTGGACATCAGAGAGCTGCCGACACAAGGAATTTACGAATTCTTTGCAACAGTTCGGCCTTTATAGAATCAGGAACGGAGGCTGTATGGACAGAGGGAGATGTTAAGGAGTCATATACACAAGTGTTCAATGGAAACCACAAACTAATTTGAAGCATTGAACACCATGAAAATCAAATCTTGGCATTTGTATAAATTAATGTCCATGACCATCTAATAGCCAGCCAATTGCCTGGATTTTCATACAACTCCAGTATAAATTTTGAATCAATGCTTATAATGAGATAAAACAGTTGTGCTTTTTAAATTAAGCTTAGCCTCACTGTACAAAGATTCAGAAGTAAAAGGGTAACATCGGATTGGAACAAATTAAATTTGCAAGAAGCAACCCTTTGCAAGCAGTCCACTACACTACCAATCCATGCCAACAACATTGTCTGCCACTTCCTACACCCTAGTTGATACTATCACTGCATTCTGCACCCATCCCAGATGCTTCTCACACCCTAATTGAGAATATCAGCGCTTTATTTACACACCGTGTGGACACTGTTCATCTGCTATTTGcctatttctattttataaGAATCTCTTGATATTCTGTGTCTCACCACTAACATTGCATTATGCACATATCATGCATGCATTGTTTATCCACTAGGTTATTcataaaagatataaaactgagagagaatttataaaagaatacatttatttattttttatttataaataagagTTTATAAAAGAAGACAGAGAAATTTCTTATAAGCATGAGCAAATTGCTTAACTTAAAACTAAGAATGCCCAAGATCCAATAAGAATAAGTGTTCCAAGCAGTCATGATTAAGTTGGTTCCTTATTATAGacaattacaatttaaaaaaaaaagggaaccataggaaagaaaaatgacaatCTTTACCTCTGCCCTTTGGAGTAATTACATGCACAAGGTCATCCACTGTTACATTATTTCTCCCTTTCTTCTTTATAAATGCCCTGAGGTTAATAAGAAGAATGAGATGGATTCCTAAAtgttaaaatgataaataaaaaacttgattAGGATAACTAGATACcattactaaaataatttttgtctttttgttccAATAGTTCAAATTTCTTGAATAGTAAAAGGACCTTAGAACCTGTGTATGAGGAAGTAAAACGACTACAACTATGTTAGTGATGCTAAGCCAAAAACCAAGTTTATGGTCTTAAAACATAGAAACATCACCAAGTGAAAAGAGAGCATTCTTGACATAATATATACACCATGCTTAAGAGGAACCTCAATTTACCCATCTCATCCAGCACTAGGATGAACACAATtgacaaattaccaaaaaaacaTACACTTGAAGTAACAGCAACAATAATGTGCAGCATGCACACCCGATTAGCACTTTTCTCCTTTTACTAATAAAGTTGCATCTAAACTGCAAGGTAAGTAGGCTTCTAATCTACAGAAGGGTCAATGTAGTAATGTCAGTCCTCTCTGTTGTCCACTTGTATGTCATATCTACTAGGAAGCTTCCTATCAGGCTATTAGCAAATGTTATTGGTTCAACTCATATGTCATCAATCATAGAGTCCATACATGAATAAAAGGCCTCTACTAAAGATGCCATAAGAACACATGCAAAACCATTTTTAATGGATTAACTGGACTTCTGCCTAATCAAGCTATGTTTTTGGCATTATGCAAACTAAATTCAAATCTATTAATCTACTAAGACTTTTATGGCCCTCTTTCTCAAGCAGATCTGAGATTACCAAATGTATTAGATCTTACTGATCTTctgccaaaagaaaaaaaattaaacgaTGCGTGCATTGACAGGAAGGATTTGAAAAGCGGAACATCTGGTCAGCCCGTAGCTAAACATATCCTATCCAATCCGTCCCAGTTTCTCTCCAAAACTTTGAGAATAAAACAATTCTGATGTCAGAAATCTACTCAACAGAATTTCAATATAGTTCTGTTTCCTATTATCAAGGTTAAGCCAACAAATTAATCCTAACTTGAGCTCAAGACAATTTATCCGGTGCTAAATGGACTACAGTCTGGTCCTTATCTCTACCACATAGGATTAAATTACTTCTGTGAAATCTCAAAGAATACCTATTCCTTACTCTTCATGAGATTTGAACTTAGCAAGTGAGACATCACCCCACATGCATGCGTTAATTGTGGGGTTTCCTATTCAACAAAGACACTATTTCCTTTtaatgaattaatattttacttCAGCAGTTTCCAGTCAATATATGTCACCTATCAAATTTCCATTCTATGATCAATACGAATGATGCAGGGAGTATGAAAacacttttatttaattttgaagtcaaTCGTATTCTTACTAATGGTCCATTGGATTCTAATTTAACTCTTCTTAACTAATCAgcttattagtattttatttaattttctcaagtcaaggtttttttttttttcataacattaATTCTATAATTAGGTTTTAGCCCAAATCAATTAAGATTAGGGTTTAGTCCTAGTAGTTATGATTGGATGAATACAATTCTTTTTGAAATTCTCCAATGGCTTGGGGCTAACTCCAGGCAACCTTAGGTACTGACTTCtagtgtgtgtgttttaattttttttttttttaatttttaaatcccTTTTCCCCCACTTGGTGCTATCTCCTggggtttattttttgttctttatgttGTTTCCTgcaattttctttcattttgtgCTACATCAATGAATCAAGTAATAAACTTGTAATGACCATcagtacctttttttt
This genomic stretch from Castanea sativa cultivar Marrone di Chiusa Pesio chromosome 1, ASM4071231v1 harbors:
- the LOC142642427 gene encoding uncharacterized protein LOC142642427, whose translation is MESMHSFWQLGDELRGQSKVSEDHKWLVAASKLAEQTRIKGERMNNLDLSKGPTEMRTREKFGFQEDNRFESLNFNMLNLDSKLTESVNKSSSLRNGIYNMNAVYQKNNTTLMGNIMGTKYSGNNLISKASNDNISNNNTNNSATNNNNENANSNNAVDKRFKTLPATETLPRNEVLGGYIFVCNNDTMQEDLKRQLFGLPPRYRDSVRAITPGLPLFLYNYTTHQLHGIFEATSFGGSNIDPTAWEDKKCKGESRFPAQVRIRVRKICKALEEDAFRPVLHHYDGPKFRLELSVPETLDLLDLCEQAGTVA